The Ensifer canadensis genomic sequence GCATTTTCCGACGACGACAAGCCTGCGGATGCGGCCATCATCGAAGGTGCGCGGCTCGCGCTCGACGGCGTCACCCGTCTCGGGCGCGCCCGCGTCGGCGACAAGACCTTGGTCGACGCCCTCGTGCCGTTCGTCGACACGTTGGAGCGGGAATTTGAAAACCTGAAGTCGTTGAACAAGGCTTGGGAGGCGGCGGCCAAGGCTGCCAGCGATGCGGCTGACGCCACGTCCAGCCTGACGCCGAAACTCGGCCGTGCTCGGCCGCTTGCGGAAAAGAGCATCGGCCATCCGGATGCAGGCGCCGTGTCGCTGGCGCTCACCGCCCGCGTCGCCGCCGACTTTCTGAAGGAAGCCGTCGACGCCTGATAACGCCGTCCGGTCCATTCCTCGCAAAAAGGGCGTGGATCCTCCCAACCGCGCCCTTTTTGTTGTCTTGTTCTTGCGCGTGTCGTTATCGCAAAACCGCTGCAAACTTTTGCGCGACTTGCGCTGATGTCCGTAGCAAAGACCAGTCTTCTTCAACCTTCTCGCCTAGCCCGCCGGATTGTACCAGATCGGTGAGGTGTAAGCCCGCTCCTGCGACGTCATTGGCACTTCGGACGGCATGGTGACGCCGAAGTACTTCGCGTCGTAGGCCGTCCAGCGCGGCGTCGGAATTTCCAGCACTCTAGCGTAGTAGAAGGCGCGCTGGGCCGGGTCGAAGGCGGGGTCGGTCCAGACCGAGATCAATTCTGGCGCGCCGATGGTATTGGTCCAGGTGGCGTCGGCGACGTCAACCGTGTTTCCCACAGGCGGCACCTTGCCGTCAATGCCAGGCTTACGTTCTCCGGACCATGCGGCGTCATAGACTTGCTCGTGCAATTGCCCCGCCGCATCCATCCAGCCCTTGACGATCTGATAGCGGTCGAGGTTCGCGCCGATCGGGTCCTTCAGCGCGGCCACCAGAAACGTAGGAGCCTTTTTCCCTGCGGGCGCGGGCGGCAGGTCGCCTCCCATCGGAACACCCTTGGCGTATCCGACCGCTGCCGGGCTTCGCGTCTTGGCGTCCGCCTCGGCGAACTCCCATCCGCCAAACAGCCGAACCAGCATCCGCGGCCCAGTGGTGGCGTAGACCTCCTTACGCTTCATTGCGTCGAAGATGGCTTCACGCGTGTTCTCTATCGCCCAGACGGCAGCATAGCCGCTCGAAACGACTTCCCAGCCCATGACCTCCTTGTCGCCGAACTTGGCGATTGGGTGTATCGCGCGGCCGGCGCTCGGTTCTGCCGCAGGGAGTTTGCCAAAGAAGTTGTTCTCTTCGACCGCGGCGAGCGACGTGTGGGAATCCGTCGATCCGATCAATCCATATTTGTACGGGTTCACGCCAAGCTCTTTCTCGAGTTTCAGGCCGTTCTTGAGGGCCGAGCGCGCATACTCGAACTGCAGCATATCAGGAGTTTTCGCCGCACTCAGGTCGAGGTTGCCCATATCCCACCGCTCGAAGTTGGCGAACTCGTCAGTCGGCGACAGCGTGGTATGCGTCTCCCCGTCGCCTTTCATCTGGGTAACTTCCATCAGCGGCTCGAGGCTTGCGCGGGTGCGCGCATACTCCGCGGTGATAGGCTTTCCTCCGACGGGATTGATCAACGGGAACATCAGGCCGTTCGACAGATTGCCGTTATGAGGGATGGCGAGCACGCTGCCGCCGGTCTTCGTCACGTAGTTTTGGAGAGCCTTCCATAGGTCTTCCGGATTGTCGCTCTGCAAGGACGAGAATGGCAGGATCGGCTCCGTCTTTTCCGCGCCGTCGCGGAAGACGACCACCCGATGCAAGTTGTTGCCGCCGGTGTTGGATGACCATTCATAGCCGATCAATACAGTAAACGTGCCGGGATCGTTGTATTTCTCCGCAGCCTGGACGTTCTTTTGCCACACCGACCGCGTCAGTTCGTCCGAACGAAGCGCAGCCGGCAAATGCTTGCCTCCACCACCGACGCTCGCCATGATTTCGTAGTAGACGTTCATCGCCTGGTCGCCGCCGGCTGCCATCATCTGGTTCCAGCGTTTCAGTTCAGGATCATTCATCAAGGTCGGGTTTCCGGTCTTGATTTCGCCCAGCGTGCCCATGTTCTCGGCGTGATCGGACACGACCAGAAAATCAAGCGGGCGGCTCAATCGTGCATGCTGACCGGTCGAGGAGATGACTTCCTCGCCGCGTGCGAAGCGATAGGCTTCCTCCGGTCCGAGGGAGTTGCCGAAGGCGATGGCGTCGAACGACTGAGACGTGTGCAGGTGCGTATCGCCAAACAGCGGACGGGACGGGAACCTATTGCCGGCGTAAGGCGAATACCCCGGCTTCGGGAAGAGTGTGTCGACCATATTGGGATCGAGCGTCCCCTTATCTATGGTTTCCTGTGCCAGTGTGGGGTAACCAAATGCCGTGGTCGCAACCAAGGCCAATCCGGCCAAAGGCATCAAAACGCGCATGACATCCTCCCGATCGACGGTTAACTTCTCGCTCTCATCTTTCCTACTCAACGAGCTGTAAGAACTTCACGGCTTGCGCTGCCCTACAGGAAGATGGCGTCAAGCCGCTGGACGCACCAAAATGCCGCGACAATCCCGATCGCGTACGCCGAGGCAACGGCTGCCCCGCGCGGCATTGCGGCAAAGCGACGGACAACATGCGCCAGCGTCAGCAATGCTCCGATGAACGCCAGTTGCCCAAGTTCGACCCCGAAATTAAACGCCACCAATGCCAGCGGAATGTCGCCTTGCGGCAAACCGATTTCGACCAGTGCGCCAGCGAAACCGAAACCATGCAGCAGCCCGAAGGCGAAGGCCACCATCCATGGACTGGTGATCGCAAGGCTGGTCTGGCCACGCTCCATGCGCACGATTTCTGCCGCCACCATGACGATGCTGATGGCGATCATCACCTCGACTGGTCGCGATGGTAGTGTCACCCAGCCGAGCGTCGCGCAGGTCAACGTGATCGAGTGAGCAACGGTGAAGGCGGTAACCGCCTTCACCAGCCTGCGCCAGTCGCGC encodes the following:
- a CDS encoding HupE/UreJ family protein translates to MLFSEAAFAHEVRPAYLSIREEAPNELRVLFKTPMQGDARLALKALFSGRIEMMTPVVSHPTGDAMVQTWRIRTLEPLAGQTVLIDGLQNTMTDALVHLVLANGNTWTARLTPGTPSALIPASQSTWGVFTTYVRQGIEHIAFGFDHLLFVAALILIVRDWRRLVKAVTAFTVAHSITLTCATLGWVTLPSRPVEVMIAISIVMVAAEIVRMERGQTSLAITSPWMVAFAFGLLHGFGFAGALVEIGLPQGDIPLALVAFNFGVELGQLAFIGALLTLAHVVRRFAAMPRGAAVASAYAIGIVAAFWCVQRLDAIFL
- a CDS encoding DUF3604 domain-containing protein, with protein sequence MRVLMPLAGLALVATTAFGYPTLAQETIDKGTLDPNMVDTLFPKPGYSPYAGNRFPSRPLFGDTHLHTSQSFDAIAFGNSLGPEEAYRFARGEEVISSTGQHARLSRPLDFLVVSDHAENMGTLGEIKTGNPTLMNDPELKRWNQMMAAGGDQAMNVYYEIMASVGGGGKHLPAALRSDELTRSVWQKNVQAAEKYNDPGTFTVLIGYEWSSNTGGNNLHRVVVFRDGAEKTEPILPFSSLQSDNPEDLWKALQNYVTKTGGSVLAIPHNGNLSNGLMFPLINPVGGKPITAEYARTRASLEPLMEVTQMKGDGETHTTLSPTDEFANFERWDMGNLDLSAAKTPDMLQFEYARSALKNGLKLEKELGVNPYKYGLIGSTDSHTSLAAVEENNFFGKLPAAEPSAGRAIHPIAKFGDKEVMGWEVVSSGYAAVWAIENTREAIFDAMKRKEVYATTGPRMLVRLFGGWEFAEADAKTRSPAAVGYAKGVPMGGDLPPAPAGKKAPTFLVAALKDPIGANLDRYQIVKGWMDAAGQLHEQVYDAAWSGERKPGIDGKVPPVGNTVDVADATWTNTIGAPELISVWTDPAFDPAQRAFYYARVLEIPTPRWTAYDAKYFGVTMPSEVPMTSQERAYTSPIWYNPAG